The Tubulanus polymorphus chromosome 6, tnTubPoly1.2, whole genome shotgun sequence genome includes a region encoding these proteins:
- the LOC141907255 gene encoding transmembrane protein 145-like isoform X2 has protein sequence MRVLTVISLLFCGCFIGITNSKYVSGHLKSAENWVFLTRFCFLSEIGKIRFKLSYPQTYEVQNILMYFDSPGQWEAVYKNDSKTCEQKRAALGEFDDDASDQIYSLTQRSHFTNCIASNLTIYTAATQNIQITKTRNVWCNFSMAVIGRRPRWWYVVIENCQSIKGLNLKYEIWMTNGEPGDLFFEHFSADEFYILQVDMAFLFAHLFLLGLSLYFSYVLADRQLFHTTYKMYLAALSCEVFSLIIMCCAYGVYAQSGVENRAAKYIGRVFESGGVLTFELMLILLAKGYTVTRGRLSQSGTIKVTVFMTAYIIIYVVLFIYEAFFFDPGLVLYTYESVPGYGLIVLRILAWIWFTVSVFFTLKHYQEKGKFYFPFYIFYTIWFWAGPIIILVAMTQMKPWVREKVVNGVENCVIFCGYLFFIILTRPSAANNNFPFHVRTAQIAIVNDQALADFPSNPYSDAPSRPNFTDLFVVSDNGGNPIPQRTAAVNIDAFPHEKESDIFDHFTVAPPAS, from the exons ATGCGGGTTTTAACTGTGATTTCGCTGCTATTTTGCGGCTGTTTTATCGGAATAACTAACTCTAAATACGTGAGCGGGCATTTAAAATcagctgag AACTGGGTTTTCCTAACTAGATTTTGCTTCCTTTCTGAAATTGGTAAAATTCGTTTCAAGTTGTCCTATCCACAG ACTTATGAAGTTCAGAATATACTGATGTATTTTGATTCACCTGGACAGTGGGAGGCCGTCtacaaaaatgattcaaag ACGTGTGAACAAAAGCGCGCGGCACTCGGAGAGTTCGATGATGACGCCAGCGATCAGATCTACAGTTTAACCCAACGGTCGCATTTTACGAATTGCATCGCCAGTAATTTAACGATATACACGGCCGCAAcgcaaaatatacaaataacgAAAACTAGAAATGTCTGGTGTAACTTTAGTATGGCAGTGATCGGTAGGCGGCCGAGATGGTGGTATGTCGTTATAGAGAACTGTCAATCTATTAAG GgtttaaatttaaaatatgaaatatggatGACAAACGGAGAACCGGGCGATCTGTTTTTCGAACATTTTTCAGCCGACGAATTCT ATATTCTACAAGTTGATATGGCTTTCTTATTCGCGCATTTATTTCTATTGGGACTCTCTTTATATTTCTCGT ACGTTCTGGCTGACAGACAGTTATTCCACACAACGTATAAGATGTATCTGGCCGCGTTATCTTGTGAAGTGTTCAGTTTGATTATAATGTGTTGCGCTTACGGAGTTTACGCTCAATCAGGGGTCGAAAATAGAGCCGCAAAATATATCg GTCGCGTGTTTGAATCCGGCGGCGTACTCACGTTCGAGTTGATGTTGATTCTTCTCGCGAAAGGTTACAccgtcaccagggggcgtttatCGCAGTCAGGAACAATCAAAGTTACCGTATTTATGACGGCCTATATCATCATCTACGTCGTTCTTTTCATCTACGAAGCATTC tTCTTCGATCCTGGTTTAGTGTTATACACGTATGAAAGCGTTCCCGGCTACGGTTTAATCGTTCTACGAATTCTCGCCTGGATCTGGTTCACTGTATCAGTTTTCTTCACGTTGAAACATTACCAGGAAAAAGGAAAATTCTATTTCccgttttacatattttatacaatCTG GTTTTGGGCTGGCCCGATTATTATATTGGTTGCTATGACACAGATGAAACCGTGGGTGCGTGAAAAGGTTGTCAACGGTGTTGAAAACTGCGTCATTTTCTGCGGTTATCTGTTTTTCATC ATTTTAACCCGTCCGTCTGCTGCCAACAATAACTTTCCATTCCACGTACGGACAGCTCAG aTAGCTATAGTGAACGATCAAGCGTTAGCAGATTTTCCGTCGAACCCTTATTCCGACGCTCCGTCGCGACCGAACTTCACTGATCTATTTGTGGTGTCTGATAACGGTGGAAACCCGA
- the LOC141907255 gene encoding transmembrane protein 145-like isoform X1: protein MRVLTVISLLFCGCFIGITNSKYVSGHLKSAENWVFLTRFCFLSEIGKIRFKLSYPQTYEVQNILMYFDSPGQWEAVYKNDSKSCWQKYTTLGEYDLDVTDQIYRLDKFNFRGCNLYNTTTDQLIPSEVDTLLTSTGAEVKCEFRRSLTSNRARWWYVVLENCRSLKGLNLKYEIWMTNGEPGDLFFEHFSADEFYILQVDMAFLFAHLFLLGLSLYFSYVLADRQLFHTTYKMYLAALSCEVFSLIIMCCAYGVYAQSGVENRAAKYIGRVFESGGVLTFELMLILLAKGYTVTRGRLSQSGTIKVTVFMTAYIIIYVVLFIYEAFFFDPGLVLYTYESVPGYGLIVLRILAWIWFTVSVFFTLKHYQEKGKFYFPFYIFYTIWFWAGPIIILVAMTQMKPWVREKVVNGVENCVIFCGYLFFIILTRPSAANNNFPFHVRTAQIAIVNDQALADFPSNPYSDAPSRPNFTDLFVVSDNGGNPIPQRTAAVNIDAFPHEKESDIFDHFTVAPPAS, encoded by the exons ATGCGGGTTTTAACTGTGATTTCGCTGCTATTTTGCGGCTGTTTTATCGGAATAACTAACTCTAAATACGTGAGCGGGCATTTAAAATcagctgag AACTGGGTTTTCCTAACTAGATTTTGCTTCCTTTCTGAAATTGGTAAAATTCGTTTCAAGTTGTCCTATCCACAG ACTTATGAAGTTCAGAATATACTGATGTATTTTGATTCACCTGGACAGTGGGAGGCCGTCtacaaaaatgattcaaag TCCTGTTGGCAGAAATACACAACGTTAGGCGAATATGATTTAGACGTAACCGATCAAATTTATCGACTcgataaattcaattttcgcGGTTGTAATTTATACAACACTACGACCGATCAGCTGATACCGTCCGAGGTCGATACGTTACTGACGTCGACCGGCGCCGAGGTGAAATGTGAATTTCGTAGGTCGTTGACTAGTAACCGCGCCCGCTGGTGGTACGTTGTATTAGAGAATTGTCGCTCGTTGAAG GgtttaaatttaaaatatgaaatatggatGACAAACGGAGAACCGGGCGATCTGTTTTTCGAACATTTTTCAGCCGACGAATTCT ATATTCTACAAGTTGATATGGCTTTCTTATTCGCGCATTTATTTCTATTGGGACTCTCTTTATATTTCTCGT ACGTTCTGGCTGACAGACAGTTATTCCACACAACGTATAAGATGTATCTGGCCGCGTTATCTTGTGAAGTGTTCAGTTTGATTATAATGTGTTGCGCTTACGGAGTTTACGCTCAATCAGGGGTCGAAAATAGAGCCGCAAAATATATCg GTCGCGTGTTTGAATCCGGCGGCGTACTCACGTTCGAGTTGATGTTGATTCTTCTCGCGAAAGGTTACAccgtcaccagggggcgtttatCGCAGTCAGGAACAATCAAAGTTACCGTATTTATGACGGCCTATATCATCATCTACGTCGTTCTTTTCATCTACGAAGCATTC tTCTTCGATCCTGGTTTAGTGTTATACACGTATGAAAGCGTTCCCGGCTACGGTTTAATCGTTCTACGAATTCTCGCCTGGATCTGGTTCACTGTATCAGTTTTCTTCACGTTGAAACATTACCAGGAAAAAGGAAAATTCTATTTCccgttttacatattttatacaatCTG GTTTTGGGCTGGCCCGATTATTATATTGGTTGCTATGACACAGATGAAACCGTGGGTGCGTGAAAAGGTTGTCAACGGTGTTGAAAACTGCGTCATTTTCTGCGGTTATCTGTTTTTCATC ATTTTAACCCGTCCGTCTGCTGCCAACAATAACTTTCCATTCCACGTACGGACAGCTCAG aTAGCTATAGTGAACGATCAAGCGTTAGCAGATTTTCCGTCGAACCCTTATTCCGACGCTCCGTCGCGACCGAACTTCACTGATCTATTTGTGGTGTCTGATAACGGTGGAAACCCGA
- the LOC141907255 gene encoding transmembrane protein 145-like isoform X3, with translation MRVLTVISLLFCGCFIGITNSKYVSGHLKSAENWVFLTRFCFLSEIGKIRFKLSYPQTYEVQNILMYFDSPGQWEAVYKNDSKSCWQKYTTLGEYDLDVTDQIYRLDKFNFRGCNLYNTTTDQLIPSEVDTLLTSTGAEVKCEFRRSLTSNRARWWYVVLENCRSLKGLNLKYEIWMTNGEPGDLFFEHFSADEFYILQVDMAFLFAHLFLLGLSLYFSYVLADRQLFHTTYKMYLAALSCEVFSLIIMCCAYGVYAQSGVENRAAKYIGRVFESGGVLTFELMLILLAKGYTVTRGRLSQSGTIKVTVFMTAYIIIYVVLFIYEAFFFDPGLVLYTYESVPGYGLIVLRILAWIWFTVSVFFTLKHYQEKGKFYFPFYIFYTIWFWAGPIIILVAMTQMKPWVREKVVNGVENCVIFCGYLFFIILTRPSAANNNFPFHVRTAQIAIVNDQALADFPSNPYSDAPSRPNFTDLFVVSDNGGNPIPQRRPEEDSGGSMCYRTLLEVDDD, from the exons ATGCGGGTTTTAACTGTGATTTCGCTGCTATTTTGCGGCTGTTTTATCGGAATAACTAACTCTAAATACGTGAGCGGGCATTTAAAATcagctgag AACTGGGTTTTCCTAACTAGATTTTGCTTCCTTTCTGAAATTGGTAAAATTCGTTTCAAGTTGTCCTATCCACAG ACTTATGAAGTTCAGAATATACTGATGTATTTTGATTCACCTGGACAGTGGGAGGCCGTCtacaaaaatgattcaaag TCCTGTTGGCAGAAATACACAACGTTAGGCGAATATGATTTAGACGTAACCGATCAAATTTATCGACTcgataaattcaattttcgcGGTTGTAATTTATACAACACTACGACCGATCAGCTGATACCGTCCGAGGTCGATACGTTACTGACGTCGACCGGCGCCGAGGTGAAATGTGAATTTCGTAGGTCGTTGACTAGTAACCGCGCCCGCTGGTGGTACGTTGTATTAGAGAATTGTCGCTCGTTGAAG GgtttaaatttaaaatatgaaatatggatGACAAACGGAGAACCGGGCGATCTGTTTTTCGAACATTTTTCAGCCGACGAATTCT ATATTCTACAAGTTGATATGGCTTTCTTATTCGCGCATTTATTTCTATTGGGACTCTCTTTATATTTCTCGT ACGTTCTGGCTGACAGACAGTTATTCCACACAACGTATAAGATGTATCTGGCCGCGTTATCTTGTGAAGTGTTCAGTTTGATTATAATGTGTTGCGCTTACGGAGTTTACGCTCAATCAGGGGTCGAAAATAGAGCCGCAAAATATATCg GTCGCGTGTTTGAATCCGGCGGCGTACTCACGTTCGAGTTGATGTTGATTCTTCTCGCGAAAGGTTACAccgtcaccagggggcgtttatCGCAGTCAGGAACAATCAAAGTTACCGTATTTATGACGGCCTATATCATCATCTACGTCGTTCTTTTCATCTACGAAGCATTC tTCTTCGATCCTGGTTTAGTGTTATACACGTATGAAAGCGTTCCCGGCTACGGTTTAATCGTTCTACGAATTCTCGCCTGGATCTGGTTCACTGTATCAGTTTTCTTCACGTTGAAACATTACCAGGAAAAAGGAAAATTCTATTTCccgttttacatattttatacaatCTG GTTTTGGGCTGGCCCGATTATTATATTGGTTGCTATGACACAGATGAAACCGTGGGTGCGTGAAAAGGTTGTCAACGGTGTTGAAAACTGCGTCATTTTCTGCGGTTATCTGTTTTTCATC ATTTTAACCCGTCCGTCTGCTGCCAACAATAACTTTCCATTCCACGTACGGACAGCTCAG aTAGCTATAGTGAACGATCAAGCGTTAGCAGATTTTCCGTCGAACCCTTATTCCGACGCTCCGTCGCGACCGAACTTCACTGATCTATTTGTGGTGTCTGATAACGGTGGAAACCCGA
- the LOC141907255 gene encoding transmembrane protein 145-like isoform X4, producing MRVLTVISLLFCGCFIGITNSKYVSGHLKSAENWVFLTRFCFLSEIGKIRFKLSYPQTYEVQNILMYFDSPGQWEAVYKNDSKGLNLKYEIWMTNGEPGDLFFEHFSADEFYILQVDMAFLFAHLFLLGLSLYFSYVLADRQLFHTTYKMYLAALSCEVFSLIIMCCAYGVYAQSGVENRAAKYIGRVFESGGVLTFELMLILLAKGYTVTRGRLSQSGTIKVTVFMTAYIIIYVVLFIYEAFFFDPGLVLYTYESVPGYGLIVLRILAWIWFTVSVFFTLKHYQEKGKFYFPFYIFYTIWFWAGPIIILVAMTQMKPWVREKVVNGVENCVIFCGYLFFIILTRPSAANNNFPFHVRTAQIAIVNDQALADFPSNPYSDAPSRPNFTDLFVVSDNGGNPIPQRTAAVNIDAFPHEKESDIFDHFTVAPPAS from the exons ATGCGGGTTTTAACTGTGATTTCGCTGCTATTTTGCGGCTGTTTTATCGGAATAACTAACTCTAAATACGTGAGCGGGCATTTAAAATcagctgag AACTGGGTTTTCCTAACTAGATTTTGCTTCCTTTCTGAAATTGGTAAAATTCGTTTCAAGTTGTCCTATCCACAG ACTTATGAAGTTCAGAATATACTGATGTATTTTGATTCACCTGGACAGTGGGAGGCCGTCtacaaaaatgattcaaag GgtttaaatttaaaatatgaaatatggatGACAAACGGAGAACCGGGCGATCTGTTTTTCGAACATTTTTCAGCCGACGAATTCT ATATTCTACAAGTTGATATGGCTTTCTTATTCGCGCATTTATTTCTATTGGGACTCTCTTTATATTTCTCGT ACGTTCTGGCTGACAGACAGTTATTCCACACAACGTATAAGATGTATCTGGCCGCGTTATCTTGTGAAGTGTTCAGTTTGATTATAATGTGTTGCGCTTACGGAGTTTACGCTCAATCAGGGGTCGAAAATAGAGCCGCAAAATATATCg GTCGCGTGTTTGAATCCGGCGGCGTACTCACGTTCGAGTTGATGTTGATTCTTCTCGCGAAAGGTTACAccgtcaccagggggcgtttatCGCAGTCAGGAACAATCAAAGTTACCGTATTTATGACGGCCTATATCATCATCTACGTCGTTCTTTTCATCTACGAAGCATTC tTCTTCGATCCTGGTTTAGTGTTATACACGTATGAAAGCGTTCCCGGCTACGGTTTAATCGTTCTACGAATTCTCGCCTGGATCTGGTTCACTGTATCAGTTTTCTTCACGTTGAAACATTACCAGGAAAAAGGAAAATTCTATTTCccgttttacatattttatacaatCTG GTTTTGGGCTGGCCCGATTATTATATTGGTTGCTATGACACAGATGAAACCGTGGGTGCGTGAAAAGGTTGTCAACGGTGTTGAAAACTGCGTCATTTTCTGCGGTTATCTGTTTTTCATC ATTTTAACCCGTCCGTCTGCTGCCAACAATAACTTTCCATTCCACGTACGGACAGCTCAG aTAGCTATAGTGAACGATCAAGCGTTAGCAGATTTTCCGTCGAACCCTTATTCCGACGCTCCGTCGCGACCGAACTTCACTGATCTATTTGTGGTGTCTGATAACGGTGGAAACCCGA
- the LOC141907639 gene encoding uncharacterized protein LOC141907639 produces MKLLAVALIATYALSVVMAEYHGDSLDRLEDGLEPSLRSLQMALDAAWELQKRASDPLEKRGSEEENELLQNLVDDAAEKVMKRKAAEVEAAREDEEPADDAVAKELLSLLMDEDESVLRDRRRRPGCIHCN; encoded by the exons AT gaaaCTTTTAGCCGTTGCATTGATCGCGACATACGCGCTATCCGTGGTGATGGCAGAATATCATGGCGATAGTCTAG ATAGATTAGAGGACGGCTTAGAGCCGAGTTTGAGATCGTTACAGATGGCTTTAGACGCCGCTTGGGAATTACAAAAACGAGCCTCGGACCCGCTCGAGAAACGCGGCAGTGAGGAAGAAAACGAATTGCTACAAAATCTGGTCGACGACGCCGCTGAGAAAGTGATGAAACGCAAAGCAGCCGAAGTTGAAGCGGCCAGAGAAGATGAAGAACCTG ctgATGACGCAGTTGCTAAGGAACTGTTGAGTTTACTGATGGATGAAG ATGAAAGCGTATTACGTGATCGCAGAAGAAGACCCGGATGTATTCACTGCAATTAG